Genomic window (Magnolia sinica isolate HGM2019 chromosome 10, MsV1, whole genome shotgun sequence):
TGGTCATTAGTCTGAATCATGGAAGGGATTGGGATCTCCCTACCAGGCTGAGGAGGTATGGGCATATTTACTTCCGGCCCGTCTCTCACCGGACGCCTCGACCGTAAAACTTCCTTATATGAAGGCGCCCTGAGAGGATCTGACACCCGGTACGCAGGGCTTCTACTCGGATCAGAATCTTGAGCATCAGACGTCCCATTAGCGTATGCATATTTCCTTAGAGGAGGCTTGTTAGGGATAGATGTGGCTGGATCTAGGTGATTTTGTTTCTGGGATGAACCTCGACTCTGTTTCTTTGACCAATCAATGTGCACTATCCGACCATCAATCTTTCTATCATGGAGACATTGAATGGCGTTGAATGCCTCTTGTTCATAAacaaaatgaatgaatgtgaatcCTCTGGATCGGTTGAGGTTCCTATTCCAAGGGATGAAAACATCTTTGAGCTTCCCAAATCTTCCGAAAATAGGATGGAGATCATCTATTGATGTGTCGTAAGAGAGATTTGCAGCGAAAATGGAAAAAGGGGAGCGTGGCAATTTTTGAGGGTCAACGCTTGTCCACGAGGGGTCTCGTTCCTCCATTTTCGAAGGAATTCGCTCTCAGATCAATTCCTAAGTTGATAACTCAATTAGAACTAAATTCTGATCCATTCTAATTGAAAGATATAATAgtaaattcaataaaaaaaatccaatataGATTAGAATTATGATAGGTTGGTCTCTCGTGAAGATTTAGGTAATCAATCGTAGGGAATCAAAATTATTGTAATCGGAAGCAAGAATAGATCTATCAATTTTACATATTAATTCTTTCTCCTATctaggaattcaatcacatccaacCATAATTCAACATGAAAACCTAAAAACTTTAattgaaaatgaattaaatataaaTAAGCCATCAAAAGGTTTAGCCCTTAGCCTTATCTAAGAGACTAGCCAATCATGACTAATAGCTTAAACAAAATAGAAAGAAATCAAACTAGAACTGAAGTTTCGACAGTGGAACGATGCTAGGAAAGCTTCCTCTCCACAATCTCCTTCTCCAAAATCCTAGATTGATGATTACAGACATATAAAAGAGCCCTTGTAATAGTTTTAGAGATTCAATTTATGCACCCATCTAGAAATTTCACAAACCAACTTAAAGTTATGCAGTTGCACATATCGTCGACCTATTGTATGTGTTGATTTGTTGACGACATCGATTGAAAGTTCACAAAATTGTATAGTAACTAACTTTTGAATTTCCTCCCCTCTAGCTCTCAGCAGCAGCAATGGCTTCCTCTGCTGCTTCTCTAATCCTCCCTTCTATCTCTTCCAAAATCCTAATCCTCTCTAAAAcctcctttccttctctctcttccttcccatCTTTCAAAACCATGAAACCTATCTCATTCTCAGTTTCCCAATCTCTCTCTATAAAACCCTCGTCGACGAGGAGTTTTTGTTCGTCGGCTTTCATCCAAAGAGTCGCTGTCTCATCTCAATATgtgcaggaagaagaagaagcagaagaggGGGAGGAGGCGAATTTCCCTTCGGAGCTGAAACACTTTGTTGGGAATCTTCCCTTTAGCGTCAATAGTGCGGAGCTTGCTGGGTTGTTCAAGTAAGCTAGGGTGGTCAAGAAGGTCGAGGTTATTTATGACAAACTGACGGGAAGAAGTCGAGGGTTTGGGTCGTGACAATGTCTACACCTAAGGAAGTTGAAGCAGTTGCATAGCATTTCAATGGCTATGAACTTGATGGGAGAGCACTAAGGGTGATCAATTCTGGACCCCCACCTTGGAAGGATGATCTTTCGGCGGGGGAAATTTTG
Coding sequences:
- the LOC131217296 gene encoding serine/arginine-rich splicing factor SC35-like → MEERDPSWTSVDPQKLPRSPFSIFAANLSYDTSIDDLHPIFGRFGKLKDVFIPWNRNLNRSRGFTFIHFVYEQEAFNAIQCLHDRKIDGRIVHIDWSKKQSRGSSQKQNHLDPATSIPNKPPLRKYAYANGTSDAQDSDPSRSPAYRVSDPLRAPSYKEVLRSRRPVRDGPEVNMPIPPQPGREIPIPSMIQTNDHAVKRILRSLSCALITTVEEEGVSILHLIDVF